Proteins found in one Phoenicibacter congonensis genomic segment:
- the porA gene encoding hypothetical protein, giving the protein MATSQPFSATGNQMIAEAFRQVDPDVMAAYPITPQTTIVEGYAKFVANGLVHTEFVTVESEHSAMSACVGASAAGARVATATASQGLALMWEELYIASGMRLPIVMANANRALSAPINIHGDHSDVMGARDAGWIMFFAETAQEAYDNSIISFPIAEDRDVHLPVMTTLDGFTTSHAMQYCVKEDDETVKNFVGDYVGENGLLTSSEPVGHGLFANGSSYMKTRKVLRDTSRAALPIIEKYGKEWAEITGRPFDLVDCWGCEDADILVVVLGSAGGNVRHVARILREEGVNVGVIRPRVYRPFPDEIIVNAIKQVADARKCSVVVLDRADSIGDHFAPLGADVASALFAAGVNVPFKNYVFGLGGLDFTEKLVRQIISEAQDLRDNGTESGTLKFIGYMDEKGEE; this is encoded by the coding sequence ATGGCAACTTCACAACCATTTTCAGCTACTGGCAACCAGATGATTGCTGAGGCATTCCGTCAGGTTGATCCCGATGTAATGGCTGCATACCCTATCACCCCTCAAACCACTATTGTTGAGGGATATGCGAAGTTTGTGGCCAATGGACTCGTGCACACTGAGTTTGTTACTGTTGAATCTGAGCATTCAGCTATGAGTGCCTGTGTTGGTGCTTCTGCAGCTGGTGCTCGAGTGGCAACTGCAACTGCTTCTCAGGGATTAGCTCTCATGTGGGAAGAACTCTACATCGCTTCCGGCATGAGACTTCCAATCGTCATGGCGAATGCAAATCGTGCGCTTTCAGCACCAATTAACATTCACGGCGACCATTCCGACGTTATGGGTGCGCGCGACGCAGGTTGGATTATGTTTTTTGCAGAGACTGCTCAAGAGGCATATGACAACTCAATCATTTCTTTTCCAATTGCGGAAGATAGAGACGTTCATTTGCCTGTAATGACAACGCTTGACGGATTCACTACTTCTCATGCAATGCAATATTGCGTTAAAGAAGACGATGAAACAGTCAAGAATTTCGTTGGCGACTATGTAGGAGAAAACGGACTGCTCACATCTTCTGAGCCTGTGGGTCATGGTCTTTTTGCTAACGGTTCTTCATACATGAAGACACGCAAAGTACTTCGTGACACATCACGCGCCGCTCTTCCAATTATTGAGAAATATGGCAAAGAGTGGGCAGAAATAACTGGTCGTCCATTCGACCTTGTCGATTGTTGGGGATGCGAGGATGCTGACATTCTCGTTGTCGTTCTTGGTTCGGCTGGCGGCAATGTCCGTCATGTTGCAAGGATTCTTCGTGAGGAAGGCGTTAATGTTGGCGTAATTCGTCCTCGCGTTTATCGTCCTTTCCCTGATGAGATTATTGTTAATGCCATCAAGCAAGTTGCAGATGCTCGCAAATGCAGCGTGGTTGTTCTCGACCGTGCTGACAGCATTGGTGACCATTTTGCACCACTTGGTGCAGATGTCGCATCGGCTCTTTTTGCAGCAGGCGTTAATGTTCCATTCAAGAATTATGTCTTTGGCCTTGGTGGTCTTGACTTTACTGAAAAGCTTGTTCGCCAAATCATTTCTGAGGCACAAGATTTGAGAGACAACGGGACTGAAAGCGGTACTCTTAAATTTATTGGATACATGGATGAGAAAGGGGAAGAATAA
- a CDS encoding 4Fe-4S binding protein, translated as MQMPNLETFDEWRPEEIPQGYVCNAGTAKEYVTGGWRSKRPVWKKDACKNCMMCWVVCPDSSIQVKDGEMIGIDYDHCKGCGVCVHECKFDALSIIKESEALAKGDE; from the coding sequence ATGCAGATGCCAAATCTTGAAACTTTCGACGAGTGGCGTCCGGAAGAAATTCCTCAAGGATATGTGTGCAATGCAGGCACAGCTAAAGAATATGTCACAGGTGGCTGGAGATCAAAGCGCCCTGTTTGGAAAAAAGATGCTTGCAAGAATTGCATGATGTGCTGGGTAGTTTGCCCTGATTCATCAATTCAAGTGAAAGACGGAGAAATGATTGGTATTGATTACGACCACTGCAAAGGATGCGGCGTTTGTGTTCATGAATGCAAATTTGATGCACTCTCAATCATTAAAGAATCTGAGGCTCTGGCGAAAGGAGACGAATAA
- a CDS encoding 2-oxoacid:acceptor oxidoreductase family protein gives MAKMTEIRWHARAGQGAVTAAKLIADTALSAGAYIQAMPEYGPERTGAPLKAYTRVSDQPIEVHNSIKTPDIVVVLDETLLDIVDVLEGIKDDGVVILNTAMTVADARKKLNAPESVKVAAVNASDIALSTIKRDIPNTPICGALAKVTGVVSLDGIKEHLKTTFGKKFTQEIIDANLTSVDRAYEEVQE, from the coding sequence ATGGCAAAGATGACAGAAATCAGATGGCATGCTCGTGCTGGCCAAGGTGCTGTTACTGCTGCAAAACTCATTGCAGACACTGCGCTTTCAGCTGGTGCCTACATCCAAGCAATGCCTGAGTATGGTCCAGAGCGCACAGGTGCTCCTTTGAAGGCCTACACTCGTGTTTCTGATCAACCAATCGAAGTACACAATTCAATCAAAACCCCAGACATCGTTGTTGTTTTGGACGAAACACTTCTTGATATTGTTGATGTTTTGGAAGGCATCAAGGACGACGGAGTTGTTATTTTGAACACTGCAATGACCGTTGCTGATGCCAGAAAGAAGCTAAATGCTCCTGAGAGTGTAAAAGTGGCTGCCGTTAACGCTTCCGACATTGCTCTTTCAACTATTAAGAGAGACATCCCAAACACCCCAATTTGCGGAGCTTTGGCTAAGGTGACTGGTGTGGTTTCTCTTGATGGGATTAAAGAACATCTCAAGACAACATTCGGTAAGAAATTTACGCAGGAAATCATTGATGCTAATTTAACAAGTGTTGATCGTGCATATGAGGAGGTGCAAGAATAA
- a CDS encoding FeoB-associated Cys-rich membrane protein: MGMSIALAGNPNSGKTTLFNALTGANQYVGNWPGVTVEKKHGFIKGHKDVRITDLPGIYSLSPYTQEEVVARNFLLDERPDVILNIVDGSNIERNLYLTTQLIELGIPVVVAINMMDVVRKSGVTLNTKLLGEKLGCSVVEISAAKGENVQEAAELAIEAARKGDRAPCHSYAGCVEHALAHIEERVLHDFPESIQKWYAIKIFEGDQKILDKIGVSQEDREHVQHDIEAAEQELGDDAETIITNARYDYIVPIVKECKKAPEKPKKPISEKIDSVVTNRVLGLPIFALVMFLIFNIAMVWVGQPATDWVNDNLFGDGFFVNSESQQAYEEAADEYAEGNYADKISGYLAAAEAKGIDTEEVSGAVDALAEDPEDADANKTLDDFVTANASFTARDVDLYEDDVPTGDKIEVTSSDFEEAVLAQADEPDPADYDGFIPSLTNAASDWLESLESPSWLQGLIVDGIIGGVGAVLGFVPQLMVLFICLAFIEECGYMARVAFVLDRLFRRFGLSGKSIIPMLISTGCGVPAIMSTRTIEEPKERRITVMTTTMIPCSAKLPIIALIAGAVMGGEYAAVITTAAYFGGIFAILISGLFLQRLNRFKGESSPFIMELPQYHLPKLTSVLKTMWDRAWAFIKKAGTIILLSTIVIWFLQNFGFAEGSFGMLEEDQIDSSILAAIGNALCWIFAPLGFGEWQTTVTCLTGLVAKENLVSTMSVIYGGSIGVSEFFRAMAAPAALAFLFFNLLCAPCFAAMGAIKREMNSARWFWFAIGYQCGFAYLVGTLINQIGNIILGQFDFTGVVVLLVLIVAIIIWRMVDKKRQGKSALCDCGSCGGCPAKDFCHK, from the coding sequence ATGGGCATGTCAATCGCACTTGCTGGCAATCCTAACAGTGGCAAAACGACTCTTTTTAATGCTCTCACAGGCGCTAACCAATATGTAGGCAATTGGCCTGGTGTAACTGTTGAAAAGAAACATGGATTCATTAAAGGCCACAAAGACGTTCGCATCACTGACCTTCCAGGAATATATTCCTTGTCCCCCTACACTCAGGAAGAAGTTGTTGCTAGAAATTTCCTTCTTGATGAACGTCCAGATGTAATTCTGAACATTGTAGACGGCTCTAACATTGAGAGGAATCTCTATCTCACTACACAACTAATCGAGCTTGGCATCCCGGTTGTGGTTGCTATTAACATGATGGACGTTGTTCGCAAAAGCGGCGTTACTCTTAACACGAAACTACTCGGGGAAAAATTAGGCTGCTCAGTAGTTGAGATTTCAGCTGCAAAAGGCGAAAATGTGCAGGAAGCCGCTGAACTGGCAATTGAAGCTGCAAGGAAGGGCGACAGAGCTCCGTGTCATAGCTATGCGGGTTGTGTAGAACACGCTCTGGCGCACATTGAAGAGCGCGTTTTGCATGATTTCCCAGAGTCGATTCAAAAATGGTATGCAATTAAAATCTTTGAGGGCGACCAAAAAATCCTTGATAAGATTGGCGTTTCACAAGAAGATCGTGAGCATGTGCAGCATGACATTGAAGCTGCTGAGCAAGAACTTGGGGATGATGCGGAAACAATCATCACTAATGCAAGATATGACTACATTGTTCCAATCGTTAAAGAGTGTAAAAAAGCACCAGAAAAGCCAAAGAAGCCGATTTCCGAAAAAATCGACAGTGTAGTCACGAACAGAGTCTTGGGACTTCCAATTTTTGCCCTTGTGATGTTCTTGATTTTTAACATCGCGATGGTTTGGGTTGGTCAGCCAGCAACCGACTGGGTAAACGATAACCTTTTTGGCGATGGTTTTTTTGTAAACAGCGAAAGCCAGCAGGCCTATGAAGAGGCTGCTGATGAGTATGCAGAAGGAAATTATGCTGATAAGATCAGTGGATATCTCGCTGCGGCTGAGGCTAAAGGCATTGACACTGAAGAAGTCTCAGGTGCGGTTGATGCATTAGCAGAAGATCCAGAAGACGCTGACGCTAATAAAACGCTTGATGATTTTGTGACCGCTAATGCGTCTTTCACGGCAAGAGATGTTGACTTGTATGAAGACGATGTCCCAACTGGAGACAAGATTGAGGTTACTTCTTCGGACTTTGAGGAAGCTGTCCTTGCTCAGGCTGACGAACCTGACCCTGCAGATTATGATGGTTTTATTCCTTCTTTAACTAATGCTGCAAGTGATTGGCTCGAGAGTCTTGAATCGCCATCATGGTTACAGGGCTTGATAGTTGATGGCATTATTGGTGGTGTTGGTGCGGTACTCGGATTTGTTCCACAGTTGATGGTATTGTTCATCTGCCTTGCATTTATTGAAGAATGCGGATATATGGCGCGTGTTGCATTCGTGCTTGACAGATTGTTTAGACGCTTTGGACTCTCAGGCAAAAGCATAATCCCAATGCTCATCTCAACAGGTTGTGGCGTGCCTGCGATTATGTCAACGCGCACAATTGAGGAGCCGAAGGAACGTCGAATTACTGTCATGACCACAACGATGATTCCTTGTTCTGCTAAGTTGCCAATCATCGCTCTCATTGCGGGCGCAGTCATGGGCGGTGAGTATGCGGCAGTAATCACAACTGCAGCCTACTTCGGTGGCATCTTCGCAATCTTGATTAGTGGACTTTTCCTCCAAAGGTTAAACCGCTTCAAGGGAGAGTCATCACCGTTTATCATGGAGCTTCCACAATATCATCTTCCAAAACTCACTTCTGTTTTGAAAACAATGTGGGACCGTGCATGGGCCTTCATTAAAAAAGCTGGAACCATCATTCTCCTTTCAACTATTGTGATTTGGTTCCTTCAGAACTTTGGTTTTGCAGAAGGCTCATTCGGAATGCTTGAAGAAGATCAAATTGATTCTTCAATACTTGCCGCAATCGGCAATGCTCTCTGCTGGATTTTTGCCCCACTTGGATTTGGCGAATGGCAAACAACTGTCACATGCCTAACAGGTCTTGTTGCGAAGGAAAACCTCGTTTCAACAATGTCTGTTATTTATGGTGGCAGCATTGGCGTGAGCGAGTTCTTCCGCGCTATGGCGGCACCTGCAGCACTTGCATTCTTGTTCTTCAACTTGCTGTGCGCACCTTGCTTCGCTGCAATGGGTGCAATCAAGCGCGAAATGAACAGCGCACGTTGGTTCTGGTTCGCCATTGGCTATCAATGTGGATTTGCCTACCTCGTTGGTACTCTAATTAATCAGATTGGCAACATTATTCTTGGTCAATTTGACTTTACTGGTGTTGTTGTTCTGCTTGTTCTAATAGTTGCAATCATTATTTGGAGAATGGTTGACAAAAAGCGCCAAGGCAAAAGCGCACTCTGCGATTGCGGAAGTTGCGGTGGTTGTCCTGCAAAGGATTTCTGCCACAAGTAG
- a CDS encoding ferrous iron transport protein A — protein sequence MKTMKDAKVGDVSIVANIQGSGALRRRIMDMGITRGTALKVVKVAPLGDPMEIELRDYHLSLRRKDAEMIEVQ from the coding sequence ATGAAAACAATGAAAGACGCTAAGGTGGGTGACGTGAGCATTGTTGCCAATATCCAAGGGTCTGGGGCACTTCGTCGCAGAATCATGGATATGGGCATCACTCGTGGCACTGCACTCAAGGTTGTTAAGGTTGCTCCGCTAGGAGACCCTATGGAAATCGAGTTGAGGGATTATCATTTGAGTTTGCGTCGCAAAGATGCAGAAATGATTGAGGTGCAATAA
- a CDS encoding TIGR00730 family Rossman fold protein → MNITVYLGASFGNDPNYKKAAEEFGAWIGDNGHSLIYGGSKVGLMGAVAKSALDHGAHVTGVEPHFFIDQDLQFEEVSDLIVTENMQQRKALMLQKGDAYVALPGGTGTLEEISEIMSLCSLHRLHKPCFILNLDGYYDPLRTLLDEMIEKGFSTPSRLSEIQFVSTVAELKKTLSHVLEKSS, encoded by the coding sequence ATGAACATTACTGTTTATTTGGGTGCTTCCTTTGGGAACGACCCTAATTATAAAAAAGCTGCCGAAGAATTTGGCGCTTGGATTGGAGACAATGGTCACTCTTTAATTTATGGCGGCTCGAAAGTCGGGCTCATGGGCGCCGTTGCAAAAAGTGCACTTGATCACGGTGCACATGTAACTGGAGTTGAGCCTCATTTCTTTATTGACCAAGATTTGCAGTTCGAGGAAGTATCTGATTTGATTGTGACAGAGAACATGCAACAGCGAAAAGCTCTAATGTTACAAAAGGGTGACGCCTATGTTGCTCTCCCAGGAGGAACTGGAACACTTGAAGAGATTTCAGAAATCATGTCGCTGTGTTCGCTTCATCGCCTGCACAAGCCATGCTTCATCCTCAATCTCGACGGCTATTATGATCCTCTGCGAACACTTCTTGATGAGATGATAGAAAAAGGCTTTTCAACGCCTTCGCGTCTCTCAGAAATTCAGTTTGTTTCTACTGTCGCAGAATTAAAAAAAACTCTTTCGCATGTGCTTGAGAAAAGTAGCTAG
- the lysS gene encoding lysine--tRNA ligase, whose amino-acid sequence MAEETLNKLVAEDDPVQVRKNKRQAMIDAGENPYGHAFSPSDYVGELLEKYAGLEDGELTEDEVSIAGRLMAKRGQGKVAFMEVMDSTAKMQIFCRINNLGDEQFAKMKELDVGDWIAVTGTMMKTKRGEVSICVSSFELMSKSLRPLPEKFHGLTDKETRYRQRYVDLIMNPEVKDTFVKRSEIVSAIRRFMDNRGYHEVETPFLHQILGGANAKPFITHFNALDIDFYLRIATELPLKRLIVGGMDRVYELGRQFRNEGMDPYHNPEFTTIEFYEAFSDLNGMIEITQALIQDACMAANGTLQINYQGTDIDLSGDFAVATMSELASKYSGEDVNINRSREELASIAKNNGVDVQAAWGKGKILAEIFEAVAEEKLIQPTFVTEHPLEVSPLAMKCPDNPELTQRFELFICGHEYANAFTELNDPIDQAERFRAQVAAKDMGDDEAMGFDADYIRALEYGLPPTGGCGIGIDRLVMLLTDSASIRDVLLFPAMKPSADFTKKADSAQKVAVESVVEPETIDFSKVKVEPLFEEMVDFDTFSKSDFRAVKILDCEAVPKSKKLLKFTLDDGERKDRTILSGIHDYYEPEQLIGKTAIAIVNLPSRKMMGIASEGMLISAVHEEEGAEKLHLLIVDNHIPAGAKLY is encoded by the coding sequence ATGGCTGAAGAAACACTAAACAAACTAGTTGCAGAGGACGACCCAGTCCAAGTGCGCAAAAACAAGCGTCAAGCAATGATTGACGCTGGCGAAAATCCCTATGGTCATGCTTTTTCTCCAAGCGATTACGTTGGTGAGCTTTTGGAAAAATATGCTGGTCTTGAAGATGGCGAACTCACAGAGGATGAAGTTTCCATCGCAGGGCGTTTAATGGCAAAGCGTGGCCAAGGCAAGGTTGCCTTTATGGAGGTAATGGACAGCACTGCAAAAATGCAAATTTTCTGTAGAATCAACAACCTTGGCGACGAGCAATTTGCAAAGATGAAAGAACTTGATGTCGGTGACTGGATTGCGGTCACAGGCACCATGATGAAAACAAAGCGCGGAGAAGTTTCGATTTGCGTATCGTCGTTTGAATTGATGAGCAAGTCTCTTCGTCCTTTGCCAGAAAAGTTCCATGGTCTCACTGACAAGGAGACGCGATATCGTCAGCGTTACGTTGACCTCATCATGAATCCTGAGGTAAAAGATACTTTTGTTAAACGCTCTGAGATAGTCTCAGCGATTCGCCGCTTTATGGATAATCGTGGCTATCACGAGGTAGAGACTCCTTTTTTGCACCAGATTCTTGGTGGTGCAAATGCCAAACCGTTCATAACTCACTTCAATGCGTTAGATATTGATTTCTATTTGCGCATTGCAACTGAGTTGCCTTTGAAACGTCTCATTGTTGGTGGAATGGATCGTGTTTATGAATTGGGTCGCCAGTTTAGAAACGAAGGCATGGACCCCTATCACAATCCAGAATTTACAACGATTGAGTTCTACGAAGCATTTTCTGACCTCAATGGAATGATTGAGATTACTCAAGCGTTAATCCAGGACGCTTGTATGGCGGCAAATGGCACCTTGCAAATTAATTACCAGGGAACCGACATTGATCTTTCTGGAGATTTTGCAGTTGCCACAATGAGTGAACTTGCTTCTAAATATTCAGGTGAAGATGTAAACATCAACCGCAGTCGCGAGGAGCTTGCTTCTATAGCGAAGAACAATGGTGTTGATGTTCAGGCCGCTTGGGGTAAAGGCAAAATTTTGGCGGAAATCTTTGAGGCAGTTGCAGAAGAGAAGCTGATTCAACCTACATTTGTCACGGAGCATCCACTTGAGGTTTCTCCGCTCGCAATGAAATGCCCCGATAACCCAGAGCTTACCCAGCGCTTTGAGTTGTTTATTTGTGGTCATGAATATGCAAATGCGTTCACCGAATTAAATGATCCAATTGATCAGGCAGAACGTTTCCGAGCTCAAGTCGCTGCAAAGGACATGGGTGACGATGAAGCAATGGGATTTGACGCCGACTACATTCGTGCACTTGAATATGGATTGCCACCAACTGGTGGTTGCGGCATAGGAATTGATCGTCTTGTGATGCTGTTGACCGATTCCGCTTCCATCCGTGATGTTCTTTTGTTCCCGGCAATGAAACCATCTGCTGACTTTACTAAAAAGGCAGACTCAGCTCAGAAAGTCGCTGTTGAAAGCGTGGTTGAACCTGAAACAATTGATTTTTCTAAAGTAAAAGTAGAGCCTCTGTTTGAGGAAATGGTGGACTTCGATACGTTTTCAAAGTCTGATTTTCGTGCAGTAAAAATTTTGGATTGTGAAGCAGTTCCAAAGTCGAAAAAACTTTTGAAGTTCACGCTTGATGATGGTGAAAGAAAAGATCGCACTATCCTGAGTGGAATTCATGATTATTATGAGCCTGAACAGCTAATTGGCAAAACTGCAATTGCGATAGTGAACCTGCCGTCGCGAAAGATGATGGGCATTGCCTCAGAAGGAATGTTGATCTCGGCTGTACATGAAGAAGAGGGTGCTGAGAAACTTCACCTTTTGATTGTTGATAATCACATTCCTGCAGGTGCAAAACTCTACTAG
- the greA gene encoding transcription elongation factor GreA — translation MTDSEIILTEEGKQDLLDELHYLETEKRAEVGERIKVAREFGDISENSEYDDAKNEQAMMEGRIVEINRILQEATIISAAKKGSKINIGNTVTVEMNGAERVFTIVGGAESNVAAGKISNLSPVGQALLGSKKGDTVIAVGPNGRETQIKILSFK, via the coding sequence ATGACTGATTCAGAAATTATTCTTACGGAAGAAGGAAAACAAGACCTTCTTGATGAACTTCATTATCTCGAAACTGAGAAACGTGCCGAGGTTGGAGAGCGCATTAAGGTTGCACGCGAGTTTGGTGACATTTCAGAAAATTCTGAGTATGACGATGCGAAAAATGAGCAAGCGATGATGGAAGGCAGAATTGTTGAGATAAATCGCATTTTGCAGGAAGCAACGATTATTTCTGCTGCAAAAAAGGGCTCTAAAATAAACATTGGCAACACCGTCACAGTTGAAATGAACGGTGCTGAGCGTGTTTTTACAATTGTGGGTGGAGCAGAAAGCAACGTCGCTGCTGGCAAGATTTCTAATTTAAGCCCTGTTGGACAGGCTCTTCTTGGATCTAAAAAAGGTGACACAGTAATAGCAGTTGGGCCAAACGGCCGCGAAACTCAAATAAAAATTTTGTCATTTAAATAG
- a CDS encoding twin-arginine translocase TatA/TatE family subunit, with amino-acid sequence MKIFGLGTPELIVILIIVLVLFGAKFAKNLPKIGSSLGKTVKNLKDGLNEGKEEAAEEEEVESTSKPKKKVKVVEVEDDEDIENDDEPEAAEEADADDEEPKKKVKRVVVKK; translated from the coding sequence ATGAAAATTTTTGGTCTTGGAACTCCAGAACTAATCGTTATTCTTATTATTGTTCTTGTTTTGTTTGGCGCAAAATTTGCAAAGAATCTTCCTAAAATTGGAAGCTCTCTTGGAAAAACAGTTAAGAACCTAAAAGATGGCTTGAACGAGGGCAAAGAAGAAGCAGCTGAAGAGGAAGAGGTTGAGTCTACTTCAAAACCTAAGAAAAAGGTGAAAGTTGTTGAGGTTGAAGATGACGAAGACATCGAGAATGACGATGAACCAGAAGCAGCTGAGGAAGCAGATGCTGACGATGAAGAACCTAAGAAAAAGGTAAAAAGAGTAGTCGTTAAGAAATAG
- a CDS encoding CCA tRNA nucleotidyltransferase, which produces MNKESISTMNLSAGAKFCIDTLENAGFEAWVVGGCVRDSILGYAPHDYDIATDAKPNETEAVFSKAGLKTFDVGKKHGTISVLFESSLDECGADTCVRPEAFMKDVKAKKETPHHQNETSAHQKQETIEITTYRVEGKYFDARHPDSVEFVRSIKEDLKRRDFTMNAIAFNPRLGFFDPLGGMKDIKAKVIRCVGDPKKRFKDDALRMLRACRFKSQLGFIIEEQTWAEAVRQKAGILSISNERTTSEINKLLQGEHVLEALISCPDVLEVALPEITACRGFDQQTKYHAFDVWVHIAHVVAHVKNTQLLRWAALCHDIGKPSTFFLDENKQGHFYGHAVQSATLTKNVMSRMCLDKKTKQQVITLVERHNDTLSPEKQNITRTIRLMGGNVWLFRQLLQLKRADSLGHASQYQRETSVYDEIEKSLDDLLADGYVFNVRDLEISGKDLLALGMDEGPRIKEKLGVALEWVQTGVCNNKKDELIAQMEKHLTRNLNPL; this is translated from the coding sequence ATGAATAAAGAGTCAATTTCCACGATGAATTTAAGTGCAGGCGCGAAATTTTGCATCGACACACTTGAAAATGCGGGCTTTGAAGCGTGGGTGGTCGGAGGCTGTGTCCGTGATTCTATTCTTGGCTATGCTCCACACGATTACGACATAGCAACAGACGCCAAGCCAAATGAAACAGAAGCTGTTTTTAGCAAAGCGGGTCTAAAGACATTCGATGTCGGAAAGAAGCACGGCACTATCTCTGTTCTATTTGAAAGCTCTTTAGATGAATGTGGCGCAGATACTTGTGTCAGGCCTGAAGCTTTCATGAAAGATGTCAAAGCAAAAAAAGAAACTCCACACCATCAAAATGAAACCTCAGCTCATCAAAAACAAGAAACGATTGAGATTACAACCTATCGCGTTGAAGGGAAATATTTCGACGCACGCCACCCCGACTCTGTCGAGTTCGTGCGCTCAATCAAAGAAGACCTGAAACGCCGAGACTTTACTATGAATGCAATCGCATTCAACCCTCGACTCGGCTTTTTTGATCCACTTGGAGGGATGAAAGACATAAAGGCAAAAGTCATTCGTTGCGTTGGAGATCCAAAGAAGCGCTTTAAAGACGACGCGTTGAGAATGCTCAGGGCATGTCGCTTTAAAAGCCAGTTAGGTTTCATCATCGAAGAACAAACATGGGCTGAAGCCGTTCGTCAAAAGGCAGGGATTCTTTCAATTTCGAACGAAAGAACAACTTCTGAAATCAACAAACTGCTTCAAGGCGAACATGTTCTTGAGGCACTAATTTCGTGTCCCGACGTTTTAGAAGTCGCTCTTCCGGAAATCACTGCATGCAGAGGGTTTGATCAACAGACAAAATATCACGCATTCGACGTTTGGGTCCACATCGCCCACGTCGTCGCCCACGTAAAAAACACGCAACTTTTGCGCTGGGCAGCACTTTGCCACGACATCGGCAAACCGTCCACATTCTTTCTCGATGAAAACAAACAAGGACACTTCTACGGACATGCTGTTCAGAGTGCAACCTTAACAAAAAACGTAATGAGCCGAATGTGCCTTGACAAAAAGACAAAGCAGCAAGTCATAACCCTTGTCGAACGTCACAACGACACGCTTTCCCCTGAGAAACAAAATATCACACGAACAATTAGGCTAATGGGTGGCAACGTGTGGCTCTTTCGGCAACTATTGCAACTCAAGCGTGCCGACTCTTTAGGGCATGCCTCACAATATCAACGAGAAACAAGTGTTTACGACGAAATAGAAAAATCACTCGACGATTTGCTTGCTGACGGGTATGTTTTCAACGTGCGAGATCTTGAAATCTCTGGCAAAGACTTGTTAGCGCTAGGCATGGATGAAGGTCCACGAATAAAAGAAAAACTAGGAGTCGCCCTTGAATGGGTGCAAACTGGAGTCTGCAATAACAAAAAAGATGAACTCATAGCTCAAATGGAAAAGCACCTTACAAGAAACTTAAATCCTTTATGA
- a CDS encoding C-GCAxxG-C-C family protein, protein MSITTDEIQDLFMNQIDCGSVVASQFSDETNRSASDLMKACSGFGGGLFCGETCGAIAAANVVIGLKYGIDTPGDEEGKTELIKKVSEFNARMHEKYPSFLCTNLLGSDLATAAESGKMMQFCPNFCKEVIDVLKEII, encoded by the coding sequence ATGTCAATCACGACAGACGAAATTCAAGATTTATTCATGAACCAAATTGACTGTGGAAGTGTTGTAGCTTCACAATTTTCTGATGAAACAAATAGGTCAGCATCTGACCTAATGAAGGCATGCAGTGGATTCGGTGGTGGTTTATTCTGCGGCGAGACCTGTGGTGCTATTGCTGCGGCTAACGTGGTCATAGGATTAAAATATGGAATCGACACTCCTGGCGATGAAGAAGGCAAGACGGAACTTATCAAGAAAGTGAGTGAATTCAACGCAAGAATGCACGAGAAATATCCCAGCTTTTTGTGCACTAATCTTTTGGGGTCTGATCTTGCGACAGCTGCAGAGTCAGGAAAAATGATGCAGTTCTGTCCCAATTTCTGCAAAGAAGTAATCGACGTCTTAAAAGAAATAATCTAG
- a CDS encoding C-GCAxxG-C-C family protein — translation MAKADTAEELFREGFNCCQSVYCAFAEEMGLTPAEAAKKSSPFGAGFGKLREVCGAVTGMVMVLGEMEGYSDPKDSQGKKELYEKVRQLCNQFEESEGSIICRELLGLKKGEELEEPAIRPANYYETRPCLKACRRAAEILECHLIKNAL, via the coding sequence ATGGCAAAAGCAGACACAGCAGAAGAATTATTTCGCGAAGGGTTTAACTGCTGCCAATCAGTCTACTGTGCATTTGCAGAAGAAATGGGATTAACACCTGCCGAGGCTGCAAAGAAATCTAGTCCCTTTGGAGCAGGGTTCGGGAAGCTTCGGGAAGTGTGCGGTGCTGTCACTGGAATGGTCATGGTCTTAGGAGAAATGGAGGGCTACAGCGACCCAAAAGACTCTCAAGGCAAAAAGGAGTTATATGAGAAGGTGCGTCAACTCTGCAATCAATTTGAAGAATCAGAGGGAAGCATCATTTGCAGAGAACTCTTAGGGCTCAAAAAGGGTGAGGAGCTAGAAGAGCCAGCAATTAGGCCAGCCAATTATTATGAGACTCGCCCTTGTTTAAAAGCTTGTCGTCGTGCGGCAGAAATTTTGGAATGCCACCTAATTAAAAATGCGCTCTAA